In the genome of Pseudomonas sp. LBUM920, one region contains:
- the gabD gene encoding NADP-dependent succinate-semialdehyde dehydrogenase, which produces MQLKDTQLFRQQAFIDGAWVDADNGQTIKVNNPATGEILGTVPKMGAAETRRAIEAADKALPAWRALTAKERANKLRRWFELLIENQDDLGRLMTLEQGKPLAEAKGEIVYAASFIEWFAEEAKRIYGDVIPGHQPDKRLIVIKQPIGVTAAITPWNFPAAMITRKAGPALAAGCTMVIKPASQTPFSALALVELAHRAGIPKGVLSVVTGSAGDIGGELTSNPIVRKLSFTGSTEIGRQLMAECAKDIKKVSLELGGNAPFIVFDDADLDKAVEGAIISKYRNNGQTCVCANRLYIQDSVYDAFAEKLKVAVAKLKIGNGLEEGTTTGPLIDEKAVAKVQEHIADALSKGAKLLAGGKVMEGNFFEPTILVDVPKNAAVAKEETFGPLAPLFRFKDEAEVIAMSNDTEFGLASYFYARDLGRVFRVAEALEYGMVGVNTGLISNEVAPFGGIKASGLGREGSKYGIEDYLEIKYLCLGI; this is translated from the coding sequence ATGCAGCTCAAAGATACCCAGTTGTTCCGCCAACAAGCCTTTATTGATGGCGCTTGGGTCGATGCGGACAACGGTCAAACCATCAAGGTCAACAACCCGGCCACGGGCGAAATTCTCGGCACCGTGCCGAAGATGGGCGCCGCCGAAACCCGCCGCGCTATCGAAGCCGCCGACAAGGCGCTGCCGGCCTGGCGTGCGCTGACCGCCAAGGAGCGCGCCAACAAGCTGCGCCGTTGGTTCGAGCTGCTGATCGAAAACCAGGACGATCTCGGTCGCCTGATGACCCTGGAACAAGGCAAGCCGCTGGCCGAAGCCAAGGGCGAAATCGTCTACGCCGCTTCCTTTATCGAGTGGTTCGCCGAAGAAGCCAAGCGCATCTACGGTGATGTGATTCCCGGCCACCAGCCCGACAAGCGCCTGATCGTGATCAAGCAGCCCATCGGCGTGACCGCTGCAATTACCCCGTGGAACTTCCCGGCCGCGATGATCACCCGTAAAGCCGGCCCGGCCCTGGCCGCCGGTTGCACCATGGTGATCAAGCCGGCTTCGCAAACGCCGTTCTCGGCCCTGGCTCTGGTTGAGCTGGCGCACCGCGCCGGTATCCCTAAAGGCGTGCTCAGCGTGGTCACCGGCAGTGCCGGCGACATCGGCGGCGAGCTGACCAGCAACCCGATCGTGCGTAAATTGTCCTTCACCGGCTCCACCGAAATCGGGCGCCAGCTGATGGCCGAATGCGCCAAGGACATCAAGAAGGTCTCGCTGGAACTGGGCGGCAACGCGCCGTTTATTGTGTTCGACGACGCGGACCTGGATAAGGCCGTCGAAGGCGCGATCATTTCCAAATACCGCAACAACGGCCAGACCTGCGTCTGCGCCAACCGCCTGTACATCCAGGATTCGGTGTACGACGCGTTTGCCGAGAAACTCAAAGTGGCCGTGGCCAAACTCAAGATCGGCAACGGTCTTGAAGAAGGCACCACCACCGGCCCGCTGATCGATGAAAAAGCCGTGGCCAAGGTTCAGGAGCACATCGCTGATGCCCTGAGCAAAGGCGCCAAGCTGTTGGCCGGTGGCAAGGTGATGGAAGGCAACTTCTTCGAGCCGACCATTCTGGTTGACGTGCCGAAAAATGCTGCCGTGGCGAAGGAAGAAACCTTCGGCCCGCTGGCGCCGTTGTTCCGCTTCAAAGACGAAGCCGAAGTGATCGCGATGTCCAACGACACCGAGTTTGGCCTGGCTTCCTATTTCTACGCCCGCGACCTGGGCCGTGTGTTCCGTGTGGCTGAAGCCCTGGAATACGGCATGGTCGGCGTCAACACCGGGTTGATCTCCAACGAAGTGGCGCCGTTCGGCGGCATCAAGGCGTCGGGCCTGGGCCGTGAAGGCTCCAAGTACGGGATCGAGGATTACCTGGAAATCAAATACCTCTGCCTGGGCATCTGA
- a CDS encoding zinc ABC transporter substrate-binding protein codes for MMIAHMKKNEIYVRMFSLALPYIRNIQTLEEKIKGKDRSCYFEAELVHNLASSLLSSEFSEHDIWFLNHQAKYYFDNCSDDISPNYWEHLKLIRALFELVPDIFKAKLLWVGP; via the coding sequence ATGATGATTGCACATATGAAAAAAAATGAAATATACGTCAGGATGTTTTCTCTAGCGTTGCCTTATATAAGAAATATTCAGACTCTTGAGGAAAAAATAAAGGGTAAAGATAGGTCTTGTTATTTTGAAGCAGAGTTAGTGCATAACCTTGCCAGTAGTTTGTTGAGTTCTGAGTTTTCCGAGCATGACATATGGTTTTTAAATCATCAGGCTAAGTATTACTTTGATAATTGTAGTGATGATATTTCACCAAATTACTGGGAGCATCTTAAATTAATTCGGGCTCTTTTTGAACTGGTTCCTGATATATTCAAAGCGAAATTATTATGGGTCGGACCCTGA
- the gabT gene encoding 4-aminobutyrate--2-oxoglutarate transaminase — MSKTNASLMKRREAAVPRGVGQIHPIFAESAKNATVTDVEGREFIDFAGGIAVLNTGHVHPKIIAAVTEQLNKLTHTCFQVLAYEPYVELCEKINAKVPGDFAKKTLLVTTGSEAVENAVKIARAATGRAGVIAFTGAYHGRTMMTLGLTGKVVPYSAGMGLMPGGVFRALFPNELHGVSDDDAIASIERIFKNDAEPRDIAAIIIEPVQGEGGFYVAPKSFMKRLRELCDKHGILLIADEVQTGAGRTGTFFAMEQMGVAADLTTFAKSIAGGFPLAGVCGKAEYMDAIAPGGLGGTYAGSPIACAAALAVMEVFEEEHLLDRCKAVGERLVTGLKAIQAKYPVIGEVRALGAMIAVELFEGGDSHKPNAAAVASVVAKARDKGLILLSCGTYGNVLRVLVPLTSPDEQLDKGLAIIEECFSEL, encoded by the coding sequence ATGAGCAAGACCAACGCATCCCTGATGAAACGCCGCGAAGCCGCTGTACCGCGCGGTGTTGGCCAGATTCACCCGATCTTCGCCGAATCCGCGAAGAACGCCACCGTGACCGACGTTGAAGGTCGTGAGTTCATCGACTTCGCCGGCGGCATCGCTGTGCTGAACACCGGCCACGTGCACCCGAAAATCATCGCCGCCGTGACCGAGCAACTGAACAAGCTGACCCACACCTGCTTCCAGGTTCTGGCCTACGAGCCTTACGTGGAACTGTGCGAAAAAATCAACGCCAAGGTACCAGGCGACTTCGCCAAGAAAACCCTGCTGGTCACCACCGGTTCCGAAGCGGTTGAAAACGCCGTGAAGATCGCGCGTGCCGCCACGGGCCGCGCCGGCGTGATCGCCTTCACCGGCGCTTACCACGGCCGCACCATGATGACTCTGGGCCTCACCGGCAAAGTCGTGCCTTACTCGGCCGGCATGGGCCTGATGCCAGGCGGCGTGTTCCGCGCGCTGTTCCCGAACGAACTGCACGGTGTGAGCGATGACGACGCCATCGCCAGCATCGAACGCATCTTCAAAAACGATGCCGAGCCGCGTGATATCGCTGCCATCATCATCGAGCCGGTGCAGGGCGAAGGCGGTTTCTACGTCGCGCCTAAATCCTTCATGAAACGCCTGCGCGAACTGTGCGACAAGCACGGCATCCTGCTGATCGCCGACGAAGTGCAAACCGGTGCCGGCCGTACCGGTACGTTCTTCGCCATGGAGCAGATGGGCGTCGCCGCCGACCTGACCACCTTCGCCAAATCCATCGCTGGCGGCTTCCCGTTGGCCGGTGTGTGCGGCAAGGCGGAATACATGGACGCCATCGCCCCAGGCGGCCTGGGCGGCACCTATGCCGGTAGCCCGATCGCGTGCGCCGCTGCGTTGGCGGTGATGGAAGTGTTTGAAGAAGAGCACCTGCTGGACCGCTGCAAGGCTGTCGGCGAGCGTCTGGTGACTGGCCTCAAAGCCATTCAAGCCAAATACCCGGTAATCGGTGAAGTGCGTGCCCTGGGCGCGATGATTGCGGTCGAGCTGTTCGAAGGTGGCGACAGCCACAAGCCGAACGCTGCAGCCGTCGCCTCCGTGGTGGCCAAGGCGCGTGACAAGGGCCTGATCCTGCTGTCTTGCGGCACCTACGGTAACGTATTGCGCGTACTGGTCCCGCTGACCTCGCCGGACGAGCAGTTGGACAAAGGCTTGGCGATCATCGAAGAATGTTTCTCCGAGCTGTAA
- a CDS encoding DUF799 domain-containing protein has translation MSLLKLTGALLALALLGGCAAPKTIDYTAYKQARPKSILVLPPINESPEVQASYSMVSQVTYPLAEAGYYVLPIALVDETFRQNGLTTANDIQGVAPAKLHDIFGADAALYITVSEYGTKYMLISSDTSVTASAKLVDLRTGTTLWTGSARASSEEGNNNGGGLVGMLITAAVKQVINSSTDAAHPIAGITSARLLSAGQRTGILYGPRNPKYGTD, from the coding sequence ATGAGCCTGTTAAAACTCACGGGCGCCTTGCTGGCCCTGGCCTTGCTCGGCGGTTGCGCAGCGCCCAAGACCATCGATTACACGGCATACAAACAGGCGCGGCCAAAGTCGATCCTGGTACTGCCGCCGATCAATGAGTCGCCGGAGGTGCAGGCGTCCTACAGCATGGTGTCGCAAGTGACTTACCCGCTGGCCGAAGCGGGCTACTACGTGTTGCCGATTGCCCTGGTGGACGAAACCTTCCGCCAGAACGGCCTGACCACCGCCAACGACATCCAGGGTGTGGCACCGGCCAAGCTGCATGACATCTTTGGTGCGGATGCGGCGCTGTACATCACCGTCAGTGAGTACGGCACCAAGTACATGCTGATCTCCAGCGACACCTCGGTGACGGCCTCGGCCAAACTGGTCGACCTGCGCACCGGCACCACGCTATGGACCGGCTCGGCGCGGGCGTCGAGCGAGGAAGGCAACAACAATGGCGGCGGCCTGGTGGGCATGCTGATCACGGCGGCGGTCAAGCAGGTGATCAACAGCTCCACCGACGCCGCGCACCCGATTGCCGGCATCACCAGTGCGCGCCTGCTGTCGGCGGGGCAACGCACCGGGATTCTGTACGGGCCGCGTAACCCGAAGTACGGCACCGACTGA
- a CDS encoding DUF4810 domain-containing protein yields the protein MSKAVKLALMLTTIATVAGCQTAPQPLYQWESYQPQVYEYFKGEPKEAQVEALERDLQKINASGRKAPPGYHAHLGMLYMTMGKDDQMVQEFRTEKALFPESASYMDFLLKNAKTGVATK from the coding sequence ATGAGCAAGGCAGTGAAGTTGGCGCTGATGCTGACAACAATCGCGACGGTCGCCGGGTGCCAAACGGCGCCCCAACCCCTGTATCAGTGGGAAAGCTACCAGCCGCAGGTTTATGAGTACTTCAAGGGCGAGCCCAAGGAAGCGCAGGTTGAGGCGCTGGAGCGCGATCTGCAAAAGATCAACGCCAGTGGCCGCAAGGCGCCGCCGGGTTACCACGCCCACCTGGGCATGCTGTACATGACCATGGGCAAGGATGACCAGATGGTGCAGGAGTTTCGCACCGAGAAGGCACTGTTCCCCGAGTCTGCTTCCTACATGGACTTTCTGCTGAAAAACGCCAAGACCGGAGTCGCCACCAAATGA
- a CDS encoding CsgG/HfaB family protein, with amino-acid sequence MKTLSKILLSGLTAAALLTVAGCATESNRAMPVEQVASANVAYSGVRVPIAVGKFDNRSSYMRGIFSDGVDRLGGQAKTILITHLQQTNRFSVLDRDNMGEISQEAAIKGTVQKLKGADYVVTGDVTEFGRKETGDRQLFGILGRGKTQVAYAKVALNIVNISTSEVVYSTQGAGEYALSNREVIGFGGTASYDSTLNGKVLDLAMREAINRLVDGINAGAWNPRN; translated from the coding sequence GTGAAAACACTGTCCAAAATCCTGCTGTCTGGCCTCACCGCCGCAGCGCTGCTGACCGTGGCCGGTTGCGCCACGGAGAGCAACCGCGCGATGCCGGTGGAGCAAGTCGCCAGCGCCAACGTCGCCTACTCCGGCGTGCGTGTGCCGATTGCCGTGGGCAAGTTCGATAACCGCTCCAGCTACATGCGCGGCATCTTCTCCGATGGCGTCGACCGCCTCGGTGGCCAGGCCAAGACCATCCTGATCACCCACTTGCAGCAGACCAACCGCTTCAGCGTACTGGACCGCGACAACATGGGCGAAATCTCCCAGGAAGCCGCGATCAAAGGCACCGTACAAAAGCTTAAAGGTGCTGACTACGTAGTGACCGGCGATGTGACCGAGTTCGGCCGCAAAGAGACCGGCGACCGCCAGCTGTTCGGCATCCTCGGTCGTGGCAAAACTCAAGTGGCTTACGCCAAAGTCGCGCTGAACATCGTCAACATCAGTACGTCGGAAGTGGTGTATTCCACCCAGGGCGCCGGTGAATACGCCCTGTCCAACCGTGAAGTCATCGGCTTTGGCGGCACCGCCAGCTACGACTCCACCCTTAATGGCAAGGTCCTGGACCTGGCCATGCGCGAAGCCATCAACCGCCTCGTCGACGGCATCAACGCTGGCGCCTGGAACCCGCGCAACTGA
- a CDS encoding autotransporter outer membrane beta-barrel domain-containing protein, with amino-acid sequence MKRKPFQKTLLALMVSTGAAHVAAVEFDVSSGQNKWKGQVFNEPVTLVGSRNVVATQRYVDGASVAETDIQGSLINRADYTIDGSGLNIRGFVVDGAIDSDLRARGGIITGDVVQSGVIRLTNQTWAEGFEVGAATVGGNVINTGTIITVDVPGSGPESDGEGIYLNGTTVGGDVVNSGLVDVTSYYGFGLILDTHNNLPVTVGGKILNSGTIRVTGEEALGIEVETDTSDLRIENSGLVTVNGGLARAVRFDSGTYDYLLNTGTLEANGANAVAVSLRGATFTLNPQTGARGIVNRGLIKADSTAILVDARYQTSPFEINQQAGEIRSNAGTAIDAANLATLNWTGGKITGDLLNLSAVNVAGQADFVGQRIIAPVSVNAGSLNLSAPGTTITGDLNVASGAGIDMHLADSVVPTTPYLTVNGTANFAQASKLTVSANPGDFTRTNNGTQYTLLQASSVQNNGLSVASSSSLLNVLSYSADAQTVKAVVAVKDNQQVQQELTGAGATAAAATAVNTFKNEVLGGLNQNDPVFQSLANAGTAQQLAQVSEQLKPDVNRGALDVALSGQTVINGAIFNRLTDQREGHQTGGVWVQGLSSNMDQDGRGGNNGYSANSSGMAVGVDGRLNDTTRLGVAYSYLNSNIHSDLGNKTDVEGHALSLYGNWALQNWFVDGSLSYGHNDNDSKRHVAGTTAKGSYDSNVLAASVIGGYSFKPSQAVVIEPRVAARYANVRMDGYDEKGSSAALSTRSQRYEVGELGAGLRLAGNLPMGAGKLQPEATLMAYHDLMGDRVAQTSSFVAGGSPFTVTGASVARDSYEASVGVNYQVSDFTVGASYTRQARSGFDADGVMLKARYAF; translated from the coding sequence ATGAAGCGTAAGCCGTTCCAGAAAACCCTGTTGGCCTTGATGGTCAGCACAGGCGCCGCGCACGTTGCTGCGGTGGAATTTGACGTCAGCAGCGGCCAGAACAAGTGGAAAGGCCAGGTGTTCAACGAGCCTGTGACCTTGGTCGGTTCGCGCAATGTGGTGGCCACCCAGCGTTATGTCGATGGGGCGAGTGTTGCCGAGACCGATATTCAGGGCTCGCTGATCAACCGCGCCGACTACACCATCGATGGCAGTGGCCTCAACATTCGCGGGTTCGTGGTGGATGGTGCGATTGACTCAGATCTCAGAGCCCGTGGCGGCATTATCACCGGCGATGTGGTTCAGTCCGGTGTGATCAGGCTGACCAACCAGACCTGGGCCGAAGGGTTTGAGGTAGGCGCCGCCACCGTCGGCGGCAACGTGATCAACACTGGCACCATCATCACCGTCGACGTGCCGGGTTCCGGCCCCGAGAGCGACGGCGAGGGGATCTACCTCAACGGCACCACCGTAGGCGGCGATGTCGTCAACTCCGGCCTGGTGGACGTGACGTCCTACTACGGCTTCGGCCTGATCCTGGACACCCACAACAATTTGCCGGTGACCGTCGGCGGCAAGATTCTCAACTCCGGCACTATTCGCGTCACCGGTGAAGAGGCGCTGGGCATTGAGGTTGAAACCGACACCAGTGACCTGCGCATTGAAAACAGCGGGTTGGTGACGGTCAATGGCGGCCTTGCCAGAGCGGTGCGGTTCGACTCCGGTACTTACGACTATCTGCTCAACACCGGCACCCTCGAAGCCAATGGCGCCAACGCGGTCGCTGTCAGCCTGCGGGGCGCGACCTTTACCTTGAACCCACAGACGGGCGCGCGCGGCATCGTCAACCGTGGCCTGATCAAGGCCGACAGCACGGCGATCCTGGTGGACGCGCGGTACCAAACCTCGCCTTTTGAAATCAACCAGCAAGCCGGCGAGATCCGCAGTAACGCCGGCACCGCCATCGACGCCGCCAACCTCGCCACGCTGAACTGGACCGGCGGCAAAATCACCGGCGACCTGCTCAACTTGAGCGCGGTGAATGTCGCAGGCCAGGCTGATTTCGTCGGCCAGCGCATCATCGCGCCGGTCTCGGTCAACGCCGGTTCGTTGAACCTCTCTGCGCCGGGCACCACGATCACTGGCGACCTCAACGTCGCCAGCGGCGCGGGCATTGATATGCACTTGGCCGACAGCGTGGTGCCGACCACGCCGTACCTGACGGTCAACGGCACGGCCAATTTTGCCCAGGCCTCAAAGCTGACCGTGAGCGCCAACCCTGGCGACTTCACCCGCACCAACAACGGCACCCAGTACACACTGCTGCAAGCCAGCAGCGTGCAAAACAACGGGCTGTCTGTTGCCAGTTCTTCATCGCTGCTCAACGTGCTCAGCTACTCGGCGGATGCCCAAACGGTCAAGGCTGTCGTTGCGGTTAAAGACAACCAGCAAGTGCAGCAGGAACTTACCGGTGCGGGTGCCACCGCCGCAGCGGCGACGGCGGTCAATACCTTCAAGAACGAGGTGCTCGGCGGGCTGAACCAGAACGACCCCGTGTTCCAGTCCCTCGCCAACGCCGGTACTGCGCAACAGCTTGCTCAGGTGAGCGAGCAGCTCAAGCCAGACGTCAACCGTGGCGCGCTGGATGTGGCCTTGTCGGGTCAAACCGTGATCAACGGCGCGATCTTCAACCGCCTCACTGATCAGCGCGAAGGCCATCAAACCGGCGGCGTGTGGGTGCAAGGCCTGAGCAGCAACATGGACCAGGACGGCCGTGGCGGCAACAACGGCTACTCGGCCAACAGCAGCGGCATGGCGGTGGGTGTGGACGGTCGCTTGAACGACACCACCCGCTTGGGCGTGGCCTACAGCTACCTCAACTCCAACATCCATTCCGACCTGGGCAACAAGACTGACGTCGAGGGCCACGCGCTGTCGCTGTATGGCAACTGGGCGCTGCAAAACTGGTTTGTCGACGGCAGCCTCAGCTACGGCCACAACGACAACGACAGCAAACGTCATGTGGCAGGCACCACGGCCAAGGGCAGCTACGACAGTAATGTATTGGCGGCCAGTGTGATCGGCGGTTATAGCTTCAAGCCGTCGCAGGCGGTGGTGATCGAGCCGCGCGTGGCGGCGCGTTATGCCAACGTGCGCATGGATGGCTACGACGAGAAGGGCTCTTCGGCAGCGCTGAGCACCCGCTCGCAACGCTATGAAGTGGGTGAGCTGGGCGCCGGCCTGCGGTTGGCAGGCAACCTGCCGATGGGTGCTGGCAAGCTGCAACCGGAAGCAACCCTGATGGCCTATCACGACCTGATGGGCGATCGCGTCGCGCAAACCTCCAGCTTCGTGGCGGGTGGCTCGCCATTCACCGTCACCGGCGCTTCGGTGGCGCGTGACAGTTATGAAGCCAGCGTGGGCGTGAACTACCAGGTGTCGGACTTTACCGTGGGCGCCAGCTACACCCGCCAGGCGCGCAGCGGGTTTGACGCCGATGGCGTAATGCTCAAGGCGCGGTATGCGTTCTAA
- a CDS encoding VWA domain-containing protein has translation MSRPLLFLRPAAHGFTVTLLVALAGCGLSSSRDAAKPEHAAPVAELQRAPVQGALSKRMPMPAPMAMRMVSQDSAAMAYRSEPRERYANLPDNPVHRVAETPVSTFSVDVDTGSYANVRRFLNQGRLPPEGAVRLEEMVNYFPYDYARPTDGSPFGVTTEIAATPWNPHTQLLRIGIKASDRTVAELAPANLVFLVDVSGSMDRREGLPLVKSTLKLLVDQLRDQDRVSLVVYAGESRVVLEPTSGREKAKLRNAIDQLTAGGSTAGASGIELAYQMARAGFIDNGINRILLATDGDFNVGISDFDSLKQMAAEQRKSGVSLTTLGFGVDNYNEHLMEQLADAGDGNYAYIDNLREARKVLVDQLSSTLAVVARDVKLQVEFNPAQVSEYRLLGYENRALKREDFNNDKVDAGEIGAGHTVTALYEIVPTGQKGWLEPLRYAAAPVAENKPAELAMLRVRYKPAAGGDSQLIERPIGNQATKASDDLRFSAAVAAFAQQLKGDGRYTGSMSLQDTAALARSARGDDPFGLRNEFVQLVELAQSLKH, from the coding sequence ATGTCCCGTCCGCTGCTTTTCCTGCGCCCTGCTGCCCACGGCTTTACCGTTACGTTGCTGGTCGCGTTGGCCGGTTGTGGGTTGTCTTCTTCGCGTGATGCCGCCAAGCCTGAGCACGCTGCACCTGTCGCCGAACTGCAACGCGCGCCGGTACAGGGTGCGCTGAGCAAACGCATGCCGATGCCGGCGCCAATGGCCATGCGCATGGTCAGTCAGGATTCAGCGGCGATGGCCTACCGCAGCGAACCCCGCGAGCGCTACGCAAACCTGCCGGACAACCCGGTGCACCGCGTGGCCGAAACCCCCGTCTCGACCTTCAGTGTCGATGTCGACACCGGCAGCTATGCCAACGTAAGACGCTTCCTCAACCAAGGCCGTCTACCGCCTGAAGGTGCTGTGCGATTGGAGGAAATGGTTAATTACTTCCCCTACGACTACGCACGCCCCACCGACGGCTCGCCGTTTGGCGTGACCACAGAGATCGCCGCCACACCGTGGAACCCGCACACTCAGCTGCTGCGCATCGGCATCAAGGCGTCCGACCGCACCGTCGCGGAGTTGGCGCCGGCCAACCTGGTTTTTTTGGTGGATGTGTCCGGTTCCATGGACCGCCGCGAAGGCTTGCCCCTGGTGAAAAGCACCCTGAAGTTACTGGTGGACCAGCTCCGCGACCAAGACCGCGTGTCGCTGGTGGTGTATGCCGGTGAGTCCCGCGTAGTGCTCGAACCCACGTCTGGCCGCGAAAAAGCCAAGTTGCGCAATGCCATCGACCAACTGACGGCGGGCGGCTCCACGGCCGGCGCATCCGGCATCGAACTGGCCTACCAGATGGCCCGCGCAGGCTTTATCGACAACGGCATCAACCGCATCCTGCTGGCCACTGACGGTGACTTCAACGTGGGCATCAGCGATTTCGACAGCCTCAAGCAGATGGCGGCCGAGCAGCGTAAAAGCGGCGTGTCGCTGACCACCCTGGGCTTTGGTGTGGATAACTATAACGAACACCTGATGGAGCAATTGGCCGACGCGGGCGATGGTAACTACGCCTACATCGACAACCTGCGCGAAGCGCGAAAAGTACTCGTCGACCAGCTCAGTTCAACCCTGGCCGTCGTGGCGCGGGATGTGAAATTGCAGGTGGAATTCAACCCGGCCCAGGTCAGCGAGTACCGACTGCTGGGCTATGAAAACCGCGCCTTGAAACGTGAGGATTTCAACAACGACAAGGTGGATGCCGGCGAGATCGGCGCAGGGCATACCGTGACGGCGTTGTACGAAATTGTCCCGACGGGCCAGAAAGGCTGGCTAGAACCGTTGCGCTACGCCGCTGCGCCAGTGGCTGAAAACAAACCGGCTGAGTTGGCGATGCTGCGCGTGCGCTACAAGCCTGCGGCGGGCGGTGACAGCCAATTAATTGAGCGGCCCATCGGCAACCAAGCTACCAAGGCCAGCGACGACCTACGCTTCTCGGCAGCTGTGGCTGCCTTCGCCCAACAGCTCAAGGGCGATGGCCGCTACACTGGCAGCATGAGTTTGCAGGACACCGCCGCACTGGCCCGCTCGGCCCGAGGCGATGACCCGTTCGGGCTGCGCAACGAGTTCGTGCAACTGGTAGAGCTGGCGCAGAGTCTTAAGCATTAA
- a CDS encoding RNA polymerase sigma factor: MAVPDDSPSDEALLARYRVGDGAAFELLYARHRQGLYRFLVSLSNKVELAEEVYQETWLSLIRSTTQPQGRASFRTWLFQIARNRLIDHWRKHGIHNPLHDSYDEQLHAQPDDSAGPEQQLSLSRDQARLDAALQDLPEDQREVFLLRLHGDLEVPQIAALTGAPLETVKSRLRYAQQKLRRLLAEEIPA, from the coding sequence ATGGCCGTACCCGATGATTCACCCAGCGACGAAGCGCTGCTGGCCCGCTACCGAGTCGGTGACGGCGCCGCGTTCGAGCTTTTGTACGCGCGCCATCGCCAAGGTTTGTACCGGTTCCTGGTGTCCCTGAGCAACAAGGTCGAACTGGCCGAAGAGGTGTACCAGGAAACCTGGCTCAGCCTGATCCGCAGCACCACTCAGCCACAAGGTCGGGCGAGCTTTCGTACGTGGTTATTCCAGATTGCCCGCAACCGCTTGATCGATCACTGGCGCAAGCACGGTATCCACAACCCGCTGCACGACAGCTACGATGAACAACTGCACGCCCAGCCCGACGACAGCGCCGGCCCCGAGCAGCAACTGAGCCTGAGCCGCGACCAGGCGCGCCTCGACGCGGCGTTGCAAGACTTGCCCGAAGACCAGCGCGAAGTCTTCCTGCTGCGCCTGCACGGCGACCTCGAAGTGCCGCAAATCGCCGCCCTCACCGGTGCCCCGCTGGAAACCGTCAAAAGCCGCCTGCGCTACGCCCAGCAGAAACTGCGCCGCCTGCTGGCCGAGGAGATACCCGCATGA
- a CDS encoding transposase, with protein sequence MARRPRVLLPDIPLHIIQRGNNRSACFYSDEDYIFYIDTLAVLAELYGCKVHALCLMTNHVHLLLTPSCCAGAGLLMKGLGQCYVQYVNRTYQRTGTLWEGRFRSCLVQQDNYVLACYRYIEMNPVRVGMVAHPGDYRWTSYRANAQGELSGFISPHAVYNELGSGTAQRAEAYRSIFNERLSPGLIEQIRSSTNGNYVLGDQKFASEIAHALGKRVSQGVSGRPKKYELKE encoded by the coding sequence ATGGCTCGCCGTCCTAGAGTTTTACTGCCGGATATCCCGTTGCATATTATTCAGCGGGGAAACAATCGGTCTGCGTGTTTTTATTCAGATGAAGACTATATTTTTTACATCGATACATTAGCCGTGCTTGCTGAATTGTACGGCTGTAAAGTTCACGCATTGTGCTTGATGACAAATCATGTTCATTTGTTGTTGACTCCCAGCTGTTGCGCAGGGGCCGGCCTGCTTATGAAGGGGCTGGGGCAGTGCTACGTTCAATATGTCAATCGAACATATCAACGAACGGGCACGTTGTGGGAAGGCCGTTTCCGCTCCTGTTTGGTTCAACAAGACAACTATGTTTTAGCTTGCTATCGATATATCGAAATGAACCCTGTTAGAGTCGGTATGGTTGCTCATCCGGGCGACTATCGCTGGACCAGCTATAGGGCAAACGCACAGGGCGAGCTGTCAGGCTTTATAAGCCCGCATGCGGTTTATAACGAATTAGGTAGCGGCACCGCGCAACGAGCCGAAGCTTACCGGTCTATATTCAATGAACGACTTTCACCTGGGCTGATAGAACAAATTCGATCTTCTACAAACGGTAATTATGTTTTGGGCGATCAGAAGTTTGCGTCCGAGATCGCGCACGCATTAGGTAAAAGAGTTTCGCAGGGTGTGTCAGGGCGCCCAAAAAAGTATGAGTTAAAAGAATAG